A window of Burkholderia ubonensis contains these coding sequences:
- a CDS encoding helix-turn-helix domain-containing protein translates to MAADDFEDGELARTVGKAIANRRKRMELTQEQLSEAAGIAQASLSHIERGQVLPSLDRLAQLAALLHCRLADLLAEAGTTPGDRATRIHEKLSALAPAQQEALERLLDEAIKLATNSRTEPRRKAR, encoded by the coding sequence GTGGCAGCTGACGATTTTGAAGACGGGGAACTCGCCAGGACCGTCGGAAAAGCAATTGCAAACAGACGCAAGCGCATGGAGCTCACGCAAGAGCAGCTGTCTGAAGCAGCCGGAATTGCTCAGGCGTCGCTGTCCCATATCGAACGCGGACAGGTTCTACCGAGCCTTGATCGGCTCGCTCAACTCGCGGCGCTACTACACTGCCGACTCGCTGATCTGCTCGCCGAAGCAGGCACTACGCCTGGGGACCGGGCGACGCGCATTCACGAAAAACTGTCTGCACTCGCGCCGGCCCAGCAGGAAGCGCTTGAGCGCCTGCTGGACGAAGCGATCAAGTTGGCGACCAATTCACGCACTGAACCCCGCCGCAAAGCAAGATAA
- a CDS encoding ABC transporter ATP-binding protein, which produces MSAPLMKGEGLQRAFGGIHAVENVNVTIGPRDLLCVIGPNGAGKSTLVGLLSGAIPPGAGELYLAGERVTGRPMHQFCRRGVVRKFQGTNTFLSMSVRENLVVAGLGVAAYRNTPMPDPDAVLDEIGLSEQANLRAMILPHGERQWLEIGMAMMCQPALLLLDEPAAGLSAPDAQRLVRLIHRLRERCAVLAIEHDLSFVEALRCETWVMHRGQIVRQGSYADIARDDEIRRIYLGQGAGHVAH; this is translated from the coding sequence ATGAGCGCTCCGTTGATGAAGGGCGAGGGGCTGCAGCGGGCATTCGGTGGCATTCACGCCGTCGAGAACGTCAACGTGACGATTGGCCCACGCGATCTTCTGTGCGTAATTGGCCCGAATGGTGCGGGCAAGAGCACGCTGGTCGGGCTGTTGTCCGGAGCAATCCCCCCCGGCGCCGGAGAGTTGTATCTCGCTGGCGAGCGCGTGACGGGCCGGCCGATGCACCAGTTTTGCCGACGGGGCGTGGTGCGCAAGTTTCAGGGTACCAACACGTTTCTCTCGATGAGCGTGCGCGAGAACCTCGTCGTCGCGGGCCTCGGCGTTGCGGCGTACCGGAACACGCCGATGCCGGACCCAGACGCTGTTCTGGACGAGATAGGGCTGTCGGAGCAGGCCAACTTGCGGGCGATGATCCTGCCGCATGGGGAACGCCAGTGGTTGGAGATCGGTATGGCGATGATGTGCCAACCAGCACTGCTGCTGCTCGACGAACCCGCCGCCGGCCTGTCAGCTCCAGATGCGCAGCGGCTCGTACGCCTGATCCACCGTTTGCGCGAGCGCTGCGCGGTGCTCGCGATCGAGCACGATTTGAGCTTTGTCGAGGCGCTGCGGTGTGAGACATGGGTCATGCATCGCGGGCAGATCGTCCGCCAGGGCAGCTATGCCGACATCGCACGTGATGACGAAATCCGACGCATCTATCTCGGTCAGGGGGCGGGGCATGTTGCACATTGA
- a CDS encoding 3-oxoacyl-ACP synthase, translated as MIASQQASSLALAGIAFSLPDRTVDAHRWAQRCGQPSTRARALIENGVTQFHDAAGESPVALAVDAILSLLRDTGTAPETIDALVYTHTIQTSVIAPPASTAQQIQSQLNLNRALAFSVTQQHCVSPIAAIRVLQALALRRPAFRRAIVVCADVIGSHCDRLRAIQDLALHSDGACALLLERDGHRNAIAGLHMYTDGRSYRGTDEDLQPVPDDRYYWSAFTTMRAAIQQAGITTREITHVLPHHASLPGWFRLMTMLAIPHERLFTANFAPIGHVFGADPFINFQTCSTREPGGWSLLFSCGLAGCFGAMVVRH; from the coding sequence ATGATTGCGTCGCAACAGGCTAGCTCGCTTGCACTCGCTGGCATCGCATTCAGTCTGCCAGATCGAACTGTGGACGCACATCGCTGGGCGCAGCGCTGTGGTCAGCCGTCGACTCGCGCGCGCGCACTGATCGAAAACGGCGTAACGCAGTTCCACGACGCGGCTGGTGAATCACCCGTGGCGCTCGCCGTTGACGCTATCTTGTCCCTGCTACGCGACACCGGAACAGCGCCTGAAACGATCGATGCATTGGTGTACACGCACACAATTCAGACCAGCGTGATCGCACCGCCCGCGAGTACTGCGCAACAGATCCAGTCCCAACTGAATCTGAACCGCGCGCTCGCATTTTCAGTCACGCAGCAGCACTGCGTCTCGCCCATAGCCGCGATCCGCGTGTTGCAGGCGCTCGCTTTGCGACGGCCCGCATTCCGGCGTGCAATTGTGGTCTGCGCCGATGTGATCGGCTCCCACTGCGACCGACTGCGAGCCATCCAGGATCTTGCGCTCCATAGCGACGGTGCCTGTGCGCTATTGCTCGAACGAGACGGTCATCGAAACGCCATTGCGGGCCTGCACATGTATACAGACGGACGATCTTACCGTGGCACCGACGAGGATCTGCAGCCGGTTCCAGACGATCGGTACTACTGGTCTGCATTCACGACCATGCGGGCCGCCATTCAACAAGCAGGCATCACGACACGCGAGATTACACACGTACTGCCTCATCACGCCAGTCTGCCGGGCTGGTTCAGACTGATGACAATGCTTGCCATTCCTCACGAGCGACTTTTCACGGCGAACTTCGCACCAATCGGTCACGTCTTTGGCGCGGATCCCTTCATTAACTTCCAGACATGTTCGACCCGGGAACCGGGCGGCTGGTCGCTGCTGTTCTCCTGCGGCCTCGCTGGCTGCTTCGGTGCCATGGTGGTCCGTCACTGA
- a CDS encoding amidase family protein yields MTDRWAELDPSLQAYAQAGNGISREALLGALIERGELGAAVNAFFEQHDLLICPVYPHVAPSLAEVNSSNALFPHFTAWCHQLSLPAASLYAGLTASRLPIGIQIAGGRHADALVLWASHMLERAFGSAPFAELARVLSMPTTAADMTSARCAS; encoded by the coding sequence ATGACCGACCGTTGGGCCGAGCTCGATCCGTCGCTGCAGGCATATGCACAAGCCGGTAACGGCATCTCGCGGGAAGCATTGCTCGGCGCACTAATCGAACGAGGCGAGCTGGGGGCTGCCGTGAACGCGTTCTTCGAACAACACGACCTCCTCATCTGTCCCGTGTATCCGCACGTGGCACCGTCACTTGCCGAGGTGAATTCGAGCAACGCGCTGTTTCCGCATTTCACCGCATGGTGCCATCAGTTGAGCCTGCCGGCGGCGAGCCTCTATGCCGGGCTGACTGCCTCACGCCTGCCCATCGGGATTCAAATTGCAGGCGGCCGTCATGCCGATGCACTGGTACTGTGGGCGAGCCATATGCTTGAACGCGCGTTTGGGTCCGCCCCGTTTGCCGAACTCGCACGTGTGCTCTCTATGCCCACCACGGCCGCCGACATGACATCTGCCCGATGTGCGTCCTGA
- a CDS encoding branched-chain amino acid ABC transporter permease, with translation MLQPPIAHVRRWLWQPAMNIEDISPMAVGVAIVAAALILPFCLGPYLLSTVRDALIMGLLALSYDLLWGRAGVLTLGHTTFFGLGAYGFAVATVQFGQTPVIGFIVGLFGAMAVAVVLGYFLLFAGVRLHFFAIISMAVLIVVQQLATSWQSVTGGDTGLLGIPGLSFSLIGHTVDLSGASGAWYMVAAVLAMLLLTTWLVCRSRYGKVLSAIATNEWRAKACGYHTSAHLLLVFTASAGLAAVAGVLMAACSGVVAPDVFSPVLATEVILWVAIGGRGTLGGPVLAAVALTLLKQAVSSVSTDGWPLLLGGLFLGCVLFLPNGVQPSGLITGVRRIGRIRLWRTAVRGTERVEGGR, from the coding sequence ATGCTCCAACCACCTATTGCACACGTGCGCCGCTGGTTGTGGCAGCCGGCAATGAACATCGAAGACATTTCCCCGATGGCAGTCGGCGTCGCTATCGTTGCTGCTGCGTTGATCCTGCCGTTTTGCCTGGGACCATACCTGCTCTCGACCGTGCGCGACGCGCTGATCATGGGATTGCTCGCACTGAGTTATGACCTGCTGTGGGGCAGAGCGGGTGTGCTCACGCTTGGGCACACCACGTTTTTCGGACTGGGCGCGTACGGCTTTGCGGTCGCCACCGTGCAGTTCGGGCAGACGCCTGTCATCGGATTCATCGTTGGACTGTTCGGTGCGATGGCGGTGGCGGTCGTACTGGGTTACTTCTTGCTGTTCGCAGGGGTCCGGCTGCACTTCTTCGCCATTATCAGCATGGCCGTGCTGATCGTCGTTCAGCAACTGGCGACGAGTTGGCAATCGGTCACGGGTGGCGACACGGGCCTTCTGGGCATACCGGGACTGTCCTTTTCACTGATCGGGCACACGGTCGATTTGAGCGGAGCGAGTGGGGCCTGGTACATGGTAGCGGCCGTGCTTGCCATGTTGCTCCTGACGACCTGGCTCGTGTGCCGCAGCCGATACGGCAAGGTTCTGTCGGCGATTGCGACCAACGAATGGCGCGCGAAAGCGTGCGGTTATCACACGTCGGCGCATCTGCTGCTCGTGTTTACCGCGTCCGCGGGGCTTGCCGCGGTCGCTGGTGTGCTGATGGCCGCCTGCTCGGGTGTCGTGGCGCCGGACGTGTTCTCACCGGTGCTGGCCACCGAAGTCATTCTCTGGGTCGCGATTGGTGGCCGCGGCACGCTCGGCGGTCCGGTGCTCGCGGCGGTCGCGCTCACGCTGCTCAAACAGGCCGTGTCGAGCGTCAGTACCGACGGATGGCCGCTGCTGCTCGGGGGGTTGTTCCTCGGTTGCGTGCTGTTCCTGCCGAACGGGGTCCAGCCGAGCGGTTTGATCACCGGGGTGCGTCGAATCGGCCGGATCCGCCTTTGGAGAACCGCCGTGCGCGGCACCGAACGCGTCGAAGGAGGGCGGTGA
- a CDS encoding acyl-CoA dehydrogenase family protein, giving the protein MSQWVKSSQAQSTLATIRANLLADGLELDQLAARMRLHGPEADRTRQIPDAVCAPSDVTALNLNLVPAAYGGSTDVQSLMSRTTLMEYLGYADAALALALPGPGLAMPPVLALASGEQQTRFFQRFRSDTPRWGAFAITEPDCGSDATAMRTTARKTARGWVLNGTKCFITNGARADDVITFATINRHAGRFGVRAFHVDRNIPGFSVVRIENMVGLRASQLAVLSYTDCEVPDDALLRRGDEKSLNDAFSGAQHAWNYFRPLLSAVMVGACRRVRDDLATYFEAGRHPVNQRQCTADVNAALLDIDRQITTAQLLCRHAAWKTDQGIATPMDSSMAKAYASQIAARVTRTAIDFAGLDGVTAFPSLEQSYRDAKAFDIMEGTGDLQRLMIARFALRSVSLPWEATSSGSHRS; this is encoded by the coding sequence ATGTCACAGTGGGTGAAGTCGTCTCAGGCGCAATCCACGCTTGCGACCATCCGGGCCAACCTCTTGGCCGACGGGCTGGAACTGGATCAGCTTGCTGCACGCATGCGGTTGCACGGCCCCGAAGCCGACCGGACACGGCAGATTCCAGATGCAGTTTGTGCCCCCTCTGACGTAACTGCGCTGAACTTGAATCTCGTTCCGGCCGCATACGGCGGTAGCACGGACGTGCAATCACTGATGTCGCGCACCACACTGATGGAATATCTCGGGTACGCCGACGCGGCGCTCGCGCTCGCGCTGCCCGGCCCTGGCCTTGCCATGCCACCCGTCCTCGCACTCGCCAGCGGCGAGCAACAGACCCGCTTTTTCCAACGATTTCGCAGTGACACACCACGCTGGGGCGCGTTTGCAATTACCGAACCCGACTGCGGCTCGGATGCGACCGCGATGCGGACCACCGCTCGCAAGACAGCACGCGGCTGGGTGCTGAACGGTACCAAGTGCTTCATCACCAACGGCGCACGCGCGGATGACGTGATCACGTTCGCCACCATCAATCGGCACGCTGGTCGTTTCGGCGTTCGAGCGTTCCACGTCGATCGCAATATCCCGGGGTTCTCTGTCGTTCGCATCGAAAACATGGTCGGCCTGCGCGCCAGTCAGCTTGCGGTTCTCTCTTACACCGATTGCGAAGTACCTGACGACGCGCTTCTCAGACGCGGTGACGAAAAATCCCTCAACGACGCGTTTTCGGGCGCACAACACGCATGGAACTACTTCCGCCCCCTGCTTTCCGCAGTCATGGTCGGCGCATGTCGACGAGTACGCGACGATCTCGCGACCTACTTCGAAGCAGGCAGACATCCGGTGAATCAACGCCAGTGCACTGCCGATGTGAACGCAGCTCTGCTCGATATCGATCGGCAAATCACTACGGCCCAGCTGCTCTGCAGACACGCGGCGTGGAAAACCGATCAAGGCATTGCGACGCCGATGGATTCGTCAATGGCCAAGGCATATGCATCACAAATAGCCGCCCGCGTCACCCGAACTGCAATCGATTTCGCCGGCCTTGATGGCGTCACTGCCTTTCCATCGCTTGAGCAAAGCTATCGCGATGCAAAGGCCTTCGACATCATGGAAGGCACCGGGGACCTGCAGCGGCTCATGATTGCTCGCTTCGCACTCCGCTCGGTATCACTCCCCTGGGAGGCCACCTCTTCCGGGTCGCACCGCTCCTGA
- a CDS encoding branched-chain amino acid ABC transporter permease: MMVFLNIVSYVSILTLVALGLAIIFGLMDIVNLAHAEWVTIGAYTLAVAQSLGGAHAFWFALFAAPAVGAVLGWCLERLVIRLLYERPLDTLLATYAVSLIVQKALELVFGTHPMLVYAPVDGAIPVPGGSYPAYRLVVIGVALAVTGGCWLVFARTRFGTQLRAVIQHPAMAEAVGIDTRRLNRLAFCGGAALASLAGVLVAPMVSVESHLGVAYLAKAFFVIVLGGIGSIAGSLFGSAFVGTAETLLSYRVDPSLASAIVLVLSIVLIRFRPQGLLPGFSAAHQLHGKG, translated from the coding sequence ATGATGGTATTCCTCAATATCGTGAGTTACGTCAGCATTCTGACGCTAGTCGCGTTAGGCCTCGCGATCATCTTCGGGCTGATGGACATCGTGAACCTCGCGCATGCCGAGTGGGTCACGATCGGCGCCTACACGCTGGCCGTAGCGCAATCATTGGGCGGGGCGCATGCGTTCTGGTTCGCATTGTTCGCGGCGCCTGCAGTGGGAGCGGTGCTCGGTTGGTGCCTAGAGCGACTTGTGATCCGGCTCCTGTATGAACGGCCGCTTGATACGCTGCTCGCGACCTACGCGGTCAGCCTGATCGTCCAGAAAGCCCTCGAACTCGTTTTCGGCACACATCCGATGCTGGTGTATGCGCCTGTAGACGGCGCGATTCCCGTGCCGGGCGGTAGTTATCCAGCGTACCGGCTCGTGGTGATCGGCGTAGCGCTCGCAGTGACGGGAGGATGCTGGCTGGTGTTTGCTCGCACGCGCTTTGGCACACAGCTGCGCGCGGTGATCCAGCATCCGGCGATGGCCGAGGCGGTGGGTATCGATACGCGGCGCCTGAACCGGCTCGCTTTCTGCGGCGGCGCTGCGCTCGCATCGCTCGCCGGTGTGCTCGTGGCACCGATGGTCTCGGTGGAGTCCCATCTCGGTGTCGCCTATCTCGCCAAGGCGTTTTTTGTGATCGTGCTGGGCGGGATTGGCTCGATCGCCGGGAGCCTGTTCGGTAGCGCCTTTGTCGGCACTGCCGAGACGCTGCTCAGCTATCGGGTGGATCCGTCGCTCGCCTCGGCGATTGTGCTGGTCCTTTCCATCGTTCTGATTCGTTTCCGCCCACAAGGTCTGTTGCCCGGCTTTAGCGCCGCGCATCAGCTTCACGGTAAAGGTTAA
- a CDS encoding acyl carrier protein has translation MATHPVSPNSASVSETVKTCLLSVLGSTLSADLIVDDTNLFDIGVDSMNMTDLLLQLEQRFGFTLAPEDLSANLFLRFGNLVSFVESHASFG, from the coding sequence ATGGCAACCCATCCCGTTTCCCCCAACTCCGCCAGCGTGTCCGAGACAGTAAAAACCTGTTTGCTATCGGTACTCGGCAGCACCCTGAGCGCCGATCTCATCGTAGACGACACCAACCTCTTCGACATCGGTGTGGATTCGATGAATATGACGGACTTGCTGCTGCAACTCGAACAGCGCTTCGGCTTCACCCTGGCCCCCGAGGATCTATCCGCCAATCTGTTCCTGCGTTTCGGCAATCTCGTCTCGTTCGTCGAATCCCATGCGTCCTTCGGCTAA
- a CDS encoding FadR/GntR family transcriptional regulator: protein MAGRKPTTEKKLPRMLRDNRGSRAIKRGDQVAEQIKRRINDGQARPGKRLDKEAELQQQFNVSRGSIREALKALEVQGLVSLSTGPDGGATITRVPLARAFQSLQNYLFFESITLEDIYAVRRTLEPMVAAGAVPYLSDADFEALERSVSVCEPFEACHDEVLDQRHEDIHFHDVLAAAHPNAFLRSLCQIINQMLHTLVIVAGNVTQKDYQAFGQHTVDAHRAIVDAARRRDAEAVAQLMTAHMDEAEAQLRKVHAALQQKLVLDSELDLRAYRVRSE from the coding sequence ATGGCAGGGCGAAAACCGACAACCGAAAAGAAGTTGCCGCGGATGCTGCGGGATAACCGAGGTTCGCGCGCAATCAAGCGCGGCGACCAGGTGGCCGAGCAGATCAAGCGCCGGATCAATGATGGGCAGGCACGACCGGGGAAACGACTTGACAAGGAAGCGGAGCTTCAGCAGCAGTTCAATGTCAGCCGAGGCTCAATTCGCGAGGCGCTCAAGGCCTTGGAAGTGCAAGGGCTCGTAAGCTTGAGCACCGGTCCGGACGGCGGAGCGACGATCACACGTGTGCCGCTTGCCCGCGCGTTCCAGTCACTGCAGAACTATCTGTTCTTCGAAAGCATCACGCTCGAGGATATCTATGCGGTGCGCCGGACGCTGGAACCCATGGTAGCGGCCGGTGCGGTTCCCTATCTCAGCGACGCGGACTTCGAGGCGCTCGAGCGCAGCGTATCGGTTTGCGAGCCGTTCGAAGCGTGTCACGACGAGGTGCTCGATCAGCGCCACGAAGACATTCATTTCCATGACGTGCTCGCTGCCGCGCACCCGAATGCGTTCCTGCGCAGCCTGTGCCAGATTATCAATCAGATGTTGCACACGTTGGTGATCGTGGCGGGGAACGTGACGCAGAAGGACTATCAGGCATTCGGGCAGCACACGGTTGACGCGCACCGCGCGATAGTGGACGCCGCGAGGCGCCGGGATGCCGAGGCGGTCGCGCAACTGATGACGGCGCACATGGACGAAGCCGAGGCGCAACTGCGTAAGGTTCACGCAGCGCTGCAGCAGAAGCTGGTGCTCGATTCTGAACTGGACCTGCGCGCGTACCGCGTACGCTCAGAATGA
- a CDS encoding 3-oxoacyl-[acyl-carrier-protein] synthase III C-terminal domain-containing protein has product MQAVYADTLRWRDSGAPFGVAGIPLPHTSRATNHRVAVESDLTLSDMALATARMLLDSSHQNAAYPLDQFIVCTTSFEHDLALSCACRLHSELGSSRAPLAVGQLQGVSFLMALDIAVAMMATDIRLNTVVIVAAERWRQPFSRRIGALVDMGDGAAAVLIARHPGPGWRVRGLTVRTPGIPPLASEREPVYISTLTEVIGETCASAGVQPANVDWILPAPIDAHVARAIHRRCGLRHERACHLRMDAPGQFCAADTPARLDALLRSIHPNEGQHALAWSAGFQGQAGCALLEFRGGRS; this is encoded by the coding sequence ATGCAAGCCGTGTATGCCGACACGCTGCGGTGGCGCGACAGCGGAGCCCCATTCGGCGTGGCCGGTATTCCATTGCCGCACACATCACGAGCGACGAATCACCGGGTCGCTGTGGAGTCTGACCTGACATTATCCGACATGGCACTTGCCACGGCGCGAATGCTACTCGATTCATCGCATCAGAACGCTGCGTACCCGCTCGATCAGTTCATCGTATGCACAACGAGCTTCGAGCATGATCTAGCATTATCGTGTGCCTGCCGTCTCCACAGCGAACTCGGATCAAGCCGAGCCCCGCTCGCGGTCGGTCAGCTTCAGGGCGTATCGTTCCTGATGGCATTGGACATTGCCGTGGCAATGATGGCAACTGATATCCGACTGAATACCGTCGTGATTGTCGCTGCTGAACGCTGGCGTCAGCCGTTCTCACGTCGGATCGGTGCATTGGTCGACATGGGTGACGGGGCAGCTGCCGTACTGATCGCGCGACACCCCGGCCCGGGATGGCGCGTGAGGGGGCTCACCGTCCGGACGCCCGGAATCCCACCTCTCGCAAGTGAACGCGAACCCGTCTACATATCGACGCTCACGGAGGTCATCGGCGAGACGTGCGCAAGCGCAGGTGTGCAACCTGCCAATGTCGACTGGATCCTTCCGGCGCCAATCGACGCTCATGTGGCTCGCGCAATCCACAGGCGATGTGGATTGCGGCACGAACGTGCCTGCCACCTACGCATGGACGCGCCCGGCCAATTTTGCGCCGCCGACACGCCGGCACGGCTCGACGCGCTGCTGCGGTCGATCCACCCTAACGAGGGACAACATGCCCTTGCTTGGTCCGCCGGCTTCCAAGGGCAGGCCGGTTGCGCTCTCCTTGAATTTCGTGGAGGTCGATCATGA